Proteins encoded within one genomic window of Acomys russatus chromosome 5, mAcoRus1.1, whole genome shotgun sequence:
- the Cdca5 gene encoding sororin, which yields MSERRTRSGGAAQPSGPKTPLTKPLKRPQRKSGSDLPNIFSEIWPKTPHAAPVRKAIVLKKIVAHAVEVPPVHRLRRSPRISFILEKENSPPLKVPTKEDLFKTCPVPGTPSSTPVLYTHNVESNSGEGEQDARDLEMSQKVRRSYSRLESCSSASTSTPGRRSFFGFEGPEDLPGISPVVCSKLTEIPKVPVKPRLPDTTLPGISPPPVKEKRKKKVPEILKSELDEWAKTMNAEFEAAEQFELLIE from the exons ATGTCGGAGCGGCGAACGCGGTCCGGAGGCGCCGCCCAGCCGTCCG GGCCTAAGACACCACTTACTAAGCCTTTGAAGAGGCCCCAGCGGAAATCTGGCTCAGATCTCCCGAACATCTTTTCTGAAATATGGCCGAAG ACACCCCATGCGGCTCCAGTCAGAAAGGCCATCGTTTTGAAGAAGATCGTAGCTCATGCAGTAGAG GTCCCACCTGTGCACAGACTTCGCAGGAGCCCTAGG ATCTCTTTtatcttggaaaaagaaaacagccctCCCCTCAAGGTACCCACTAAAGAGGACCTCTTCAAGACTTGTCCTGTCCCTGGCACTCCCAGCAGCACCCCAGTGCTGTACACTCACAATGTTGAGTCTAACTCTGGGGAAGGAGAGCAGGATGCCAGAGACTTGGAAATGTCTCAAAAAGTCAGGCGATCATACAGTCGGCTAGAGAGCTGCAGTTCTGCCTCAACCTCTACTCCTGGCCGCCGATCCTTCTTTGGCTTTGAGGGACCTGAAGACTTGCCTGGAATCTCACCTGTCGTGTGTTCAAAGTTAACTGAGATCCCAAAGGTGCCTGTAAAGCCCAGGCTTCCGGACACAACGCTTCCTGGAATCTCGCCTCCACCTGTGAAAGAGAAACGGAAGAAGAAGGTGCCTGAGAtcctg AAATCAGAGCTGGATGAGTGGGCTAAGACCATGAATGCTGAATTTGAAGCTGCTGAGCAGTTTGAGCTTCTCATTGAGTGA